The Terriglobus sp. TAA 43 sequence GTACTGGCCTAGACGTGCTGCGGCGATGGCTTCCTGTTCGGCGAGCCATTTGCTGCGTTTGTAATGTCCGATCATGTCGGCTTCGGAGACGGGCGTGTCTTCGTTGACGATGGTGTCCGTCTTTGTGAAGCCCATTGTGGCGACGCTACTGGTGTACACAACGCGATGCACGCCAACTTCGCGAGCCAACTTGAGGAGTTCGCGTGTGCCTTCGACGTTGGCCTTGTACATGTCGTCTGGATCGGGTACCCAGAGACGATAGTCAGCAGCGACGTGGACGAGCGCATCGCAACCTTCCAGAGCACTGCGAAGCGCTGGTGCGCTGCGGAGGTCGCCAGTGACAGTCTCCGCGGCAATGCCTTCGAGCGAGGCGAGATTGCTGCTGTTGCGTGTGAGCAGACGGAGGTTTGCGCCCTGTGCCGCATAGGCGCGCGCTACATGGCTACCGACGAAGCCGGTGGCACCGGTGAGGAAGACGTTCATGCAGTAGCGGGATGGAACAGGCTTCTCATGTATTCCGCAGCGCCCGATGCCGCGTCAAGAATCAGAAGGATAGAAACGACGGAAAGGGCAAACAAACTACCGTCGTAAGTGGTGAAGAAGAGTGTAGACGGGGGAAACACAACACCTAATAGAGAAATTCCCACGGCAATTTTATAACCGGAGACAAACCCACTACCTCCGAAAGAGGCGGCAATCATTGTTGCAATTCCTCCAGAACACCATATTCCCACCATTACAAAAAAAGCCTGACGCGCACTTATTTGTTTCTTGGAGAAGAAGATTAGCCCTAAATAGCTTAAGAGAAAAACAACTGGACAGACTGCCGTTACCAGCCAGGGTTGATTAAAGGAATCTGCCTTAATCAAGTGAATCAAAATATCAGGCGTCCAAAAACAAATCGCACATAGCGATGCCCATCCTACGGACGTTGAGAATTTTCGGATGGACTTGTTTTCCATAAGGAGCCTGCTCACCAATATTATTCCAGCCACGTTCCAGCTGAAGTCTTACGGCAAAGATCTGTCACACACTACGAACGCTGACGAATCTCCAACACTTCAAAGGCAGCCGCCACGACGTTCAAACCAACTTCAGGGACTACGCCGTCGAAGCTGAGGAGTGCGCCGTCTCCGTAGCCCTGCTGGTTTTGCATGAGCCAGCCGGTGGAGAGTTCCTTGCCGATGAAGCAGCTCCATGCCGGGTCCGTGGTGAGGTCGTCCGCGTCTTCGAGTTTCGGGATGGTTTCGAAGGTGACGGCGATGGCGTCGGAGTCCTCGTTGCAACGGAAGATGAGGGCATCGGCACCGAAGGCGAGGAGTATCTCCTCGCCTTCGCCGGTGTCGTTGCTGAGGACTGCGGTCAGTTGCCTGCCCTGCGCTTGCAGGAAAGGCTGCAGATTCTCGCTCATGAAATTAGTCCAGTTTTTCGGGTTCGATCTGGATGTTCTTTTCGCCTGCAGCCTTCTTTTCCCAGTACTTCTTGACCCAGGCTTCGAAGGTTTTGCCGGCGGCGGTATCGCGTCCACTGAAGTTCAGAGCAGCGATTTCGCTGTACGGGATGCTCCGGCGCGAACGGTCTTCGCCCTTGGAGGGCATCACGCGGACCAGAGAATTTTCGAGGGTGGAACCCTGACGACGATCGTAGATGTAGCCTTCGACGACTTCACCAGACTTGAGCGTGAGCGTGACGTCTCCGCGATAGTCGAAAGCCTTTTCGAAGGCGTCCTTCACTTCCGCTTCCGTGGCGAGTGCCGGAATCCAGCCTTCGAGGTTTTCGCGGTCGCGGCCAGCCATGACCTCGATCTGGTCGGGGCTGAGCTGCTGCAGTTCTTCAATCTTCAGGTGTTCCTGCTGTTCGGTTGCCATTAGTCACCCACCGCCAGCGATTCCGAATGATTGACGCGCTCCGATTCAGCCGACAGGATGCCAGAGCCGATCTGCACGAGCTGACCGTGGTTCGTGGGCTTCCAGTCGTTCAGAAGCTTCTGTGCATCGGGGTCTTCATACAGCCCGCCGAACATGGCCTTGGCCGTCGCGATGAGGCCCTTCAGCGAACCGAAGGTGTAGTTCACGCCCGACGCTTCGTAACCGGAGTGCACCATGCAGTTGGCGCAACGCGGGTTGCCGCTCTCGGTTCCGTAGTTGGCCCAATCCACTTCATCCAGCAGTTCCTGGAAGGTGTCGGCGTAGCCGTCCTGCAGGAGGTAGCAGGGCTTCTGCCATCCGAAGATGGAGAACGTCGGCATGCCCCACGGGGTGCAGGTGAGTTCGCGCTTGCCCATCAGGAATTCCAGGAAGATGGGATTTGCGTTGAACTG is a genomic window containing:
- a CDS encoding DUF6334 family protein; the protein is MSENLQPFLQAQGRQLTAVLSNDTGEGEEILLAFGADALIFRCNEDSDAIAVTFETIPKLEDADDLTTDPAWSCFIGKELSTGWLMQNQQGYGDGALLSFDGVVPEVGLNVVAAAFEVLEIRQRS